One window of Halorussus sp. MSC15.2 genomic DNA carries:
- a CDS encoding GTP-dependent dephospho-CoA kinase family protein, whose product MSDVLVTLPAEMRGELKEPMGPIFTDAERLLAAAGDGPLVAVGDVVTYHLERAGVVPDVAVVDGLTEREEVEDDVAEGVARLGQSAREVRVENPAATVTREMVVALREAIADTVPTVIVVEGEEDLVTLPAIVAAPLGASVVYGQPGEGMVLAEVTADAKDRMHDLLGRMDGDAGALFEILDAT is encoded by the coding sequence GTGAGTGACGTTCTCGTCACCTTGCCCGCGGAGATGCGCGGGGAACTCAAGGAACCGATGGGACCGATTTTCACCGACGCCGAGCGCCTGCTGGCGGCGGCGGGCGACGGCCCGCTCGTCGCGGTGGGCGACGTGGTGACCTACCATCTCGAACGTGCCGGCGTCGTGCCCGACGTGGCCGTGGTAGACGGTCTGACCGAGCGAGAGGAGGTCGAGGACGACGTCGCGGAGGGCGTCGCTAGACTCGGCCAGTCCGCACGCGAAGTCCGCGTCGAGAATCCCGCGGCGACCGTCACCCGCGAGATGGTCGTGGCGCTCCGCGAGGCGATTGCCGACACCGTCCCGACCGTCATCGTGGTCGAAGGCGAGGAGGACCTCGTCACCCTCCCGGCAATCGTGGCCGCGCCGCTGGGCGCGAGCGTAGTCTACGGTCAGCCGGGCGAGGGGATGGTCCTCGCCGAAGTGACTGCGGACGCCAAAGATAGGATGCACGACCTTCTAGGCCGAATGGACGGCGACGCCGGCGCGCTGTTCGAGATTCTGGACGCGACGTAG
- a CDS encoding 30S ribosomal protein S24e translates to MEVEILSEEQNPMLHRSEVRFQIVHDEATPSRLSVRDSLAAKLDKDSSEVVVHEMNTKFGMRKTVGYAKVYDSPEHARDVEQEYMLERNKIAADADAEPEAEEAE, encoded by the coding sequence ATGGAAGTTGAAATCCTCTCCGAGGAGCAGAATCCGATGCTCCACCGGTCCGAAGTGCGGTTCCAGATAGTTCACGACGAAGCGACGCCCTCCCGGCTCTCGGTCCGCGACAGTCTCGCGGCGAAGTTGGACAAGGACTCGAGCGAAGTCGTGGTTCACGAGATGAACACCAAGTTCGGAATGCGCAAGACCGTCGGCTACGCGAAGGTCTACGACAGCCCCGAGCACGCCCGCGACGTCGAGCAGGAGTACATGCTCGAACGTAACAAGATTGCCGCGGACGCCGACGCCGAACCCGAGGCGGAGGAGGCCGAATAA
- a CDS encoding 30S ribosomal protein S27ae, which yields MARNEMYDDDGTTDKETCTRCGDAFLADHGDRLHCGRCGYTEWK from the coding sequence ATGGCGCGCAACGAGATGTACGACGACGACGGAACGACCGATAAAGAGACCTGCACCCGGTGTGGCGACGCGTTCCTCGCCGACCACGGCGACCGCCTCCACTGCGGTCGGTGTGGCTACACCGAGTGGAAGTAG